A window of Fictibacillus halophilus contains these coding sequences:
- a CDS encoding Ig-like domain-containing protein: protein MYWKNRPMITLIAFVLFLSTLATTMPLSVWGEETTAKHKNNSKYEMNVEFPEVVDVGSYLQGTLSLKTTKKSKSYKNAKLVFEKVSGPGDILFRYERQEGKPESVLNSGTVEHLNLPKQFEYQKTGTLKFSQSGQYVLRFQLVSEKGKLIAETTKSVKAESKIEDLGTQISNLTVMEGSFVTTQNGEHLIYTVVVGEPAKLQVLNAETKESLEVYDLPGAAGAWAVTVADNGKVYVGSYSQGHLYEYDPVKKTVVDLGQPVPGETVIWDLKPGKDGKIYGGTYPRAKAFQYDPATGFTDYGTMAAGEEYVRSVEYNADTNTLYAGVGSHAHLIKYNLTTGEKVDILPAEYASSKSVYDMDIEGGKLFARVENGTYPMLVIDLETEEVESSFSAHSRGVSPLAPDGETIYYTYGGKLLTYNIQSKETADTGINLGENIVGFGIMAYDDPEFPGYTLSALAGNYNGTYIKYNLETKKLQVTTLPLLRQPTEIKSIFTGPEGSIYSSGFLSGGIAIFDPLSNTKAQFSGVGQSEGITSIGNKIYYGVYPGAKIYEHDTTKPWKKNVNPLLLFDLKATEQDRPYAMLGVEQEGKLFIGTIPDYGKLGGALTVYDTTTKSVETFRNIVQNQSVISLAYRDGVVYGGTTIRGGLGQEPSEKEAKLFLYDVASKQKTLEFVPVSGAQSITALKEGPDGNIWGFADGNLFILDTETNEVIYSEEKFEINGARWGDAQMVWSEKDQKMYATIDGHFFFIDSDTKEITELHSGEIGGLAQDHLGNFYMKEKSHLIRYTVNDPTVSVTHVKLSEEEVTLKVAESIKLSALVYPEIATNKKVSWTSDNSNVASVDAAGNVLALNPGTANITVTTEDGQFTSICKITVTE, encoded by the coding sequence ATGTATTGGAAAAACCGACCTATGATCACTTTGATTGCTTTTGTACTGTTTCTATCAACACTTGCGACAACTATGCCTTTATCTGTATGGGGAGAAGAAACCACTGCAAAACATAAGAATAACTCAAAATATGAGATGAATGTTGAGTTTCCTGAAGTGGTAGATGTAGGGAGCTATCTCCAAGGGACATTAAGCCTAAAAACAACAAAGAAAAGTAAAAGCTATAAAAATGCAAAGCTAGTATTTGAAAAAGTATCAGGTCCAGGAGATATTTTGTTTCGTTATGAACGCCAAGAAGGTAAACCAGAATCCGTTCTAAATTCTGGAACAGTAGAACACTTAAACCTTCCGAAACAATTTGAGTACCAAAAGACAGGAACATTAAAGTTCTCCCAATCTGGTCAATATGTCCTTCGCTTTCAACTGGTTAGTGAAAAAGGGAAGTTGATTGCGGAAACGACCAAGAGTGTAAAAGCAGAGTCAAAAATAGAAGACCTTGGCACACAGATTTCCAACCTGACAGTCATGGAAGGATCGTTTGTTACAACACAGAATGGCGAGCATCTGATCTATACCGTAGTGGTTGGAGAGCCCGCAAAACTGCAGGTGTTAAATGCAGAGACAAAAGAATCATTAGAAGTGTATGACCTTCCAGGTGCTGCTGGTGCATGGGCAGTCACCGTGGCAGATAACGGAAAAGTATACGTTGGATCTTATTCGCAAGGCCATTTATATGAATATGATCCGGTGAAGAAAACCGTAGTAGATCTTGGTCAACCCGTTCCAGGTGAGACCGTGATCTGGGATCTGAAGCCTGGTAAGGATGGAAAGATCTATGGCGGGACGTATCCTCGCGCAAAAGCCTTTCAATATGACCCAGCGACAGGCTTTACCGATTACGGAACGATGGCAGCGGGTGAAGAATATGTAAGAAGCGTTGAATACAACGCGGATACAAACACACTGTATGCAGGTGTTGGTTCACATGCACATTTAATAAAATACAACCTGACAACAGGTGAGAAAGTAGATATTCTACCCGCAGAGTATGCTTCTTCAAAATCAGTGTATGACATGGATATTGAAGGTGGAAAGCTCTTTGCGCGTGTGGAGAACGGAACATATCCTATGCTTGTCATAGACCTTGAAACAGAAGAAGTAGAAAGCTCGTTTAGTGCCCACTCTAGAGGAGTTTCACCGCTTGCTCCAGATGGTGAGACCATCTATTACACGTACGGCGGGAAGTTATTGACCTACAATATTCAAAGTAAAGAAACGGCAGATACAGGCATCAACCTAGGTGAGAACATCGTTGGATTTGGAATCATGGCTTATGACGATCCAGAGTTTCCAGGTTACACGCTCTCTGCTCTTGCTGGAAACTACAACGGCACGTATATCAAATACAATCTTGAAACAAAAAAACTGCAGGTCACAACACTGCCTTTGCTGCGTCAACCGACCGAAATCAAGTCTATTTTTACGGGGCCAGAAGGAAGCATCTATAGCTCTGGTTTCTTATCGGGCGGAATTGCTATCTTTGATCCGCTATCAAACACAAAAGCACAGTTTTCGGGAGTTGGTCAGTCAGAAGGAATAACATCGATCGGAAACAAAATCTATTACGGTGTTTACCCTGGTGCGAAAATTTATGAACATGATACTACAAAACCTTGGAAAAAGAACGTGAATCCGTTATTGCTATTTGATCTGAAAGCAACTGAGCAAGATCGTCCATACGCGATGCTTGGTGTGGAACAAGAAGGCAAATTGTTTATCGGGACAATTCCTGACTATGGAAAACTTGGAGGAGCACTTACCGTTTATGACACCACTACAAAATCAGTAGAAACGTTTAGAAACATTGTACAGAATCAATCTGTGATCTCATTAGCGTACAGGGACGGTGTCGTTTACGGTGGAACGACGATTCGTGGCGGCTTAGGCCAAGAGCCATCTGAGAAGGAAGCAAAATTATTTTTATATGATGTCGCATCAAAACAAAAAACATTAGAATTTGTTCCTGTTTCTGGAGCACAGTCTATTACGGCGTTAAAAGAAGGACCTGACGGAAACATTTGGGGCTTTGCAGATGGGAACCTGTTTATTTTGGATACAGAAACAAATGAAGTCATTTATTCAGAAGAAAAGTTTGAGATAAACGGAGCTAGATGGGGGGATGCCCAGATGGTCTGGTCTGAAAAAGATCAGAAGATGTACGCAACGATTGACGGACATTTCTTCTTTATCGATTCTGACACAAAAGAGATTACAGAACTTCATTCAGGAGAGATCGGCGGACTTGCACAAGATCATCTTGGTAATTTTTATATGAAGGAAAAGAGTCACCTGATTCGTTACACCGTTAATGATCCAACGGTTTCAGTAACACATGTCAAGCTTTCAGAAGAAGAGGTTACCTTAAAGGTAGCAGAGTCCATTAAACTGAGCGCGCTCGTTTATCCGGAAATAGCAACGAATAAAAAAGTGTCGTGGACCTCAGACAACAGCAACGTTGCATCAGTTGATGCTGCAGGTAACGTTTTAGCTCTAAACCCAGGTACAGCCAACATCACAGTGACAACAGAAGATGGACAGTTTACAAGCATTTGTAAAATTACAGTTACAGAATAG